From a region of the Ardenticatena maritima genome:
- a CDS encoding MBL fold metallo-hydrolase, whose amino-acid sequence MQPTIERYTTNAGRRLYRLPLEVFPNFIGYAYLLVEDERTVLIDAGSVMPQSVDALREHVETVREEYGEPVSLETLSLVLITHGHIDHFSGLSVLQEEIRAPIIVHDLDIGILHDYRERLVMASKALAVFLQRAGVSEERRARLLEMYLSVKSLVTPIRGVRRLSEAGDLLGAITPIHAPGHCPGQVCLRIDDILISADHILPRTTPHLAPESITPYTGLGHYFAALETIQHAARDVRLVLGGHEEPLDDLVGRIEQIRRSHERKLERFYNLCSHPRTIAELSLEHYGKRQGYDIILALTEAGAHVEYLYQRGYLTLANVDDVEREPNPVLLYRRA is encoded by the coding sequence ATGCAACCAACCATCGAACGCTACACGACTAACGCCGGGCGGCGGCTCTACCGTCTCCCGCTGGAAGTCTTCCCCAACTTCATCGGCTATGCGTACCTGCTGGTGGAAGATGAGCGCACCGTGCTCATTGACGCGGGGTCGGTCATGCCCCAATCGGTGGACGCCCTGCGCGAACATGTTGAAACCGTGCGCGAAGAATACGGCGAACCCGTCAGCCTTGAGACGCTCTCGCTGGTGCTCATCACCCACGGGCACATTGACCACTTCAGCGGGCTTTCTGTGCTGCAAGAGGAAATCCGCGCGCCCATCATCGTCCACGACCTCGACATTGGCATCTTGCACGATTACCGCGAGCGGCTTGTCATGGCGTCGAAAGCGCTGGCGGTCTTCTTGCAACGCGCCGGCGTGAGCGAAGAACGCCGCGCCCGCCTGCTGGAGATGTACCTCTCCGTCAAATCGCTGGTCACGCCCATTCGGGGCGTGCGGCGGCTTTCCGAAGCCGGCGACCTGCTGGGGGCAATCACCCCCATTCACGCGCCGGGGCATTGTCCGGGGCAAGTCTGTTTGCGCATTGACGACATCCTCATCAGCGCCGACCACATCCTGCCGCGCACAACGCCCCACCTCGCCCCCGAAAGCATCACGCCATACACCGGGCTGGGGCACTACTTCGCCGCGTTGGAGACCATCCAGCACGCCGCGCGCGACGTGCGGCTGGTGCTGGGCGGGCATGAAGAACCGCTGGACGACCTTGTCGGGCGCATCGAGCAGATTCGCCGCTCGCATGAACGCAAATTGGAGCGCTTCTACAACCTTTGCTCGCATCCGCGCACCATCGCCGAGTTGTCGCTGGAACATTACGGGAAGCGCCAGGGCTACGACATCATCCTCGCACTGACCGAAGCGGGCGCGCATGTGGAATATCTCTACCAGCGCGGGTATCTGACGCTGGCGAATGTGGACGACGTCGAACGTGAGCCCAATCCGGTGTTGCTCTACCGCCGCGCCTAA
- a CDS encoding Mrp/NBP35 family ATP-binding protein → MFGLGKKSSGTVTPEQVLDALRTVQEPELHRDLVTLNMVRDIKVDGGNVEFTVVLTTPACPLRSHIEQDCIRAVQAIPGVENVRVHFDSNVPQDHRMKGNVMTGIRNVIAVASGKGGVGKSTVATNIAVSLALEGARVGLLDADIYGPNIPLMMGVKQLPPPQNNRIMPAEAYGVKLMSIGFMVPPDQPIVWRGPMLHTALRQFLGDVEWGELDYLIVDMPPGTGDVQLSLAQSAALSGGVVVTTPQDVALADVRKGLVAFQKLNVPVLGIIENMSYFVCPNCDTRHYIFGQGGGRKYAEEVGVPLLGEIPLDTRVVEGGDTGKPIVIAAPESPVAQALRDIARQLAAAVSVSAMQTQPEGVIGLGDIPVMND, encoded by the coding sequence ATGTTTGGATTAGGAAAGAAGTCTTCTGGCACTGTGACACCGGAGCAAGTGCTTGACGCATTGCGCACGGTGCAAGAACCGGAGTTGCACCGCGACCTGGTCACGCTCAACATGGTGCGTGATATCAAGGTGGATGGCGGGAATGTCGAGTTTACGGTTGTGCTGACGACGCCCGCATGTCCGCTCCGCTCGCATATCGAGCAAGATTGTATCCGCGCCGTGCAGGCGATCCCCGGCGTTGAAAATGTGCGCGTGCATTTTGATTCCAACGTGCCGCAAGACCACCGCATGAAGGGGAACGTGATGACGGGCATTCGCAACGTCATCGCCGTGGCGTCTGGCAAGGGGGGCGTTGGGAAGAGCACCGTCGCGACCAACATTGCCGTCTCGTTGGCGTTGGAAGGCGCGCGTGTGGGCTTGCTGGACGCCGACATTTACGGTCCCAACATTCCGCTGATGATGGGCGTGAAGCAACTGCCCCCACCGCAAAACAACCGCATCATGCCCGCCGAAGCCTACGGCGTCAAACTGATGAGCATCGGCTTCATGGTGCCGCCTGACCAGCCCATTGTCTGGCGGGGTCCCATGCTCCACACGGCATTGCGGCAATTCCTGGGCGATGTTGAGTGGGGTGAATTGGACTACCTGATTGTGGATATGCCGCCCGGCACGGGGGATGTGCAGTTGTCGCTGGCGCAAAGCGCCGCGCTTTCGGGCGGTGTCGTGGTCACCACACCGCAGGATGTGGCGCTGGCGGATGTGCGCAAAGGGTTAGTCGCGTTCCAAAAATTGAATGTGCCCGTGCTGGGTATCATCGAAAACATGAGTTATTTCGTCTGCCCGAATTGCGATACGCGCCATTACATTTTTGGGCAGGGCGGCGGTCGCAAGTATGCCGAAGAGGTGGGCGTGCCCCTGTTGGGCGAAATTCCGCTGGATACGCGCGTGGTTGAGGGTGGCGATACCGGCAAGCCGATTGTCATCGCCGCGCCGGAAAGCCCGGTGGCGCAAGCCTTGCGTGACATTGCGCGCCAACTGGCGGCGGCGGTCAGCGTCTCCGCGATGCAGACGCAACCCGAAGGGGTCATTGGCTTGGGGGATATTCCCGTTATGAATGACTGA
- the gyrA gene encoding DNA gyrase subunit A → MTTLGTIRTIDINEEMRGAYLDYAMSVIVSRALPDVRDGLKPVHRRILYAMYDMGLRPNQPYKKSARIVGEVLGKYHPHGDSAVYDAMVRLAQDFSMRYPLVDGQGNFGSIDGDNAAAMRYTEARLAPIAMEMLADIDKETVDFVDNFDGTLQEPSVLPARLPNLLVNGASGIAVGMTTNIPPHNLGEICDALCYLIDHYDQRDDITAQDLMQFVQGPDFPTGGIIYRYRNDRNHDNTDTILNAYATGRGQIVVQARTHVEEMSRGRHRIVVTELPYQVNRANLIERIAQLVRDGKLDNISDLRDESDRSGMRIVIELTRNADPTETLEALFKHTPMRQTFGVIMLALVDGQPRMLTLKSALLHYIEHRIQVVRRRSAYELERARHRAHVLEGLRIALDHLDAVIETIRRSRTQETARANLQKRFKLTEVQAEAILSMQLRRLAALERRKIEDEYKALLNRIAELEQLLATPALVLQVIRDELVELKRTYADPRRTVIITETNYTGAVSTDALIADAPVVVTVGQKEDVERVVNLAEAPRQATNVRFVRTMQNRHECFIISRDGLAWRRSVHLVPQRTNTQTTTSLAQWLTGYERRHTLAAMVDFPADWMSDEHSSASLVLVSAQGRVMRIAASHFSSMIDAANAFTLDKNDTVVWAGVAPTEEDELVLLTRQGQAIRFALAEVRPMGPGASGVMGVKLQGKDDLVVGAGLRSEGTHLLVVSAKGYAKRVPLDEFPIQGRYGKGVIAAKPSARTGTVIGGGVVSADDNLLLHTKRKSVLLPAARVEEASRTARGSQPFKLAAQDEVQTLAIWKTTPLASPTSDEAPPTPAKPTRARTRSTATGGAKSKRRTKTASKPKAEKAPKSKRSTSTTRKKRRSTTSVDKKR, encoded by the coding sequence ATGACAACTTTGGGAACTATTCGTACGATTGACATCAACGAGGAAATGCGCGGCGCGTATCTCGACTACGCCATGAGCGTGATTGTCAGCCGCGCCCTGCCCGACGTGCGCGACGGGCTGAAACCCGTCCATCGGCGTATCCTCTACGCCATGTACGACATGGGCTTGCGCCCCAACCAACCCTACAAGAAGAGCGCCCGCATCGTCGGGGAAGTGCTGGGGAAGTACCACCCCCACGGCGACAGCGCCGTGTACGACGCCATGGTGCGCCTCGCGCAAGATTTTTCCATGCGCTACCCGCTGGTGGATGGGCAAGGCAACTTCGGCTCGATTGACGGCGACAACGCCGCCGCCATGCGCTACACCGAAGCGCGGCTCGCGCCCATCGCCATGGAAATGCTCGCCGACATTGACAAAGAGACCGTTGACTTCGTGGACAACTTCGACGGCACGTTGCAAGAACCTTCTGTTTTGCCGGCGCGGTTGCCCAACCTGCTCGTCAACGGCGCAAGCGGTATCGCCGTGGGGATGACAACGAACATCCCGCCGCACAATTTGGGCGAAATTTGCGACGCACTCTGTTACCTGATTGACCACTACGACCAACGCGACGACATCACCGCGCAAGACCTCATGCAGTTTGTCCAGGGACCGGATTTCCCAACGGGCGGCATCATCTACCGCTACCGCAACGACCGCAACCACGACAACACCGACACCATCCTGAACGCCTACGCCACGGGGCGCGGGCAAATTGTGGTGCAAGCCCGCACGCATGTGGAAGAAATGAGCCGTGGGCGGCACCGCATTGTGGTGACTGAACTCCCCTACCAGGTGAACCGCGCCAACCTCATTGAGCGCATCGCCCAGCTGGTGCGCGACGGCAAACTCGACAACATCAGCGACCTGCGCGATGAATCCGACCGCAGCGGCATGCGCATCGTCATCGAACTGACGCGCAACGCCGACCCCACCGAGACGCTGGAAGCCCTCTTCAAGCATACGCCCATGCGCCAAACCTTCGGCGTCATCATGCTGGCGCTGGTGGATGGTCAGCCGCGCATGCTCACGCTCAAATCGGCGCTCCTGCACTACATCGAACACCGCATCCAGGTGGTGCGCCGCCGCAGTGCGTACGAACTGGAACGCGCCCGCCATCGCGCCCACGTGCTGGAAGGGTTGCGCATCGCCCTCGACCATCTCGACGCCGTCATCGAGACCATTCGGCGCTCGCGCACCCAAGAGACCGCCCGCGCGAACCTGCAAAAGCGCTTCAAACTGACCGAAGTGCAAGCCGAAGCCATTCTCTCCATGCAGTTGCGCCGTCTCGCCGCGCTGGAACGCCGCAAAATCGAGGATGAATACAAAGCCCTGCTCAATCGTATTGCCGAACTGGAACAATTGCTCGCGACGCCCGCCCTTGTCCTGCAAGTCATCCGCGATGAGTTGGTGGAATTGAAACGCACCTACGCCGACCCACGCCGCACAGTCATCATCACTGAGACCAACTACACGGGCGCCGTCAGCACCGACGCGCTCATCGCCGACGCGCCCGTCGTCGTCACGGTGGGGCAAAAGGAAGACGTCGAGCGGGTGGTGAACCTGGCGGAAGCGCCGCGGCAAGCCACCAATGTACGCTTTGTGCGCACCATGCAAAACCGCCATGAATGTTTCATCATCAGCCGCGACGGGCTGGCATGGCGGCGCAGTGTGCACCTGGTGCCGCAACGCACCAACACCCAAACCACCACCTCGCTGGCGCAATGGCTCACCGGCTACGAACGCCGCCACACCCTTGCCGCCATGGTGGACTTTCCCGCCGACTGGATGAGCGATGAGCACTCGTCGGCGTCGCTGGTGCTGGTCAGCGCTCAAGGGCGCGTCATGCGCATCGCGGCGTCGCATTTCAGCAGCATGATTGACGCCGCCAACGCCTTCACGCTGGACAAAAACGATACCGTGGTCTGGGCGGGGGTTGCCCCCACCGAAGAGGATGAACTGGTGCTCCTCACACGCCAGGGGCAAGCCATTCGCTTCGCCCTCGCGGAAGTCCGCCCGATGGGACCAGGCGCCAGCGGTGTGATGGGCGTCAAACTGCAAGGCAAAGACGACCTGGTTGTTGGGGCGGGGTTGCGCAGTGAAGGCACGCACCTGCTGGTGGTCAGCGCCAAAGGCTACGCCAAGCGTGTCCCGCTGGACGAGTTTCCCATTCAGGGGCGCTACGGCAAAGGGGTCATCGCCGCCAAACCAAGCGCCCGCACCGGTACGGTCATCGGCGGCGGGGTGGTCAGCGCCGATGACAACCTGCTGCTTCACACCAAACGCAAAAGCGTGTTGCTCCCCGCCGCGCGTGTGGAAGAAGCCAGCCGCACCGCCCGCGGGAGCCAGCCCTTCAAACTCGCCGCGCAAGACGAAGTGCAGACGCTCGCCATCTGGAAGACGACGCCGCTCGCCAGCCCCACCTCAGACGAGGCGCCGCCCACGCCCGCCAAGCCGACACGTGCGCGCACGCGTTCAACCGCAACAGGCGGCGCCAAAAGCAAACGCCGCACCAAAACCGCATCCAAACCCAAAGCGGAGAAAGCGCCGAAAAGCAAGCGCAGCACATCCACCACGCGCAAAAAACGCCGCTCAACAACGAGCGTTGACAAGAAACGCTGA
- the uvrB gene encoding excinuclease ABC subunit UvrB → MPEFKLVSEFQPTGDQPQAIEKLVEGLQKGYKHQTLLGATGTGKTYTIANVIERVQRPTLVIAHNKTLAAQLYAEFKEFFPYNAVEYFVSYYDYYQPEAYVPQQDLFIEKDASINDEIDRLRLAATSALFSRRDVIIVASVSCIYGLGSPEEYGKVVINLRVGEVRRREKLLRHLVDIHYERNDYELRRGTFRVRGDTVEIMPAYAETAYRIEFWGDEIERITEVNPLTGEIIQAYTALDIYPAKHFITPQEKLVQAIAGIEAELEERLAELRAQGKLLEAQRLEQRTRYDIEMLREIGYCSGVENYSRHLSGREPGSTPWTLLDYFPDDFLIVIDESHMTIPQIRGMYNGDRSRKETLVEYGFRLPSALDNRPLTFEEFEQHIHQAIYVSATPGPYELEKSEQIVEQIIRPTGILDPVIHVRPTQGQIDDLVAEINARRARGERTLVTTLTKRMAEDLADYLAELGINVHYLHSEIHTIERVEILRELRMGVYDVVVGINLLREGLDLPEVSLVAILDADKEGFLRSESALIQTIGRAARHVNGTVIMYADRITDAMRRAIDETNRRRAIQQAYNEAHGIEPRSISKAVRDLTDRVRQVAEEEAEYSVSRLPREEIERMIATLEKQMHAAAKELEFEKAAMLRDQIKELRETLALMDDRPAWEQERDTPGKGIRYD, encoded by the coding sequence ATGCCCGAATTCAAACTGGTGAGCGAGTTCCAGCCCACCGGCGACCAACCGCAAGCCATCGAAAAACTCGTCGAGGGGCTGCAAAAAGGCTACAAACACCAAACCTTGCTGGGCGCGACCGGCACGGGAAAAACGTACACCATCGCGAACGTTATTGAGCGGGTGCAACGCCCGACGCTGGTCATCGCACACAACAAAACGCTCGCCGCACAACTCTACGCGGAGTTCAAGGAGTTTTTTCCCTACAATGCGGTTGAGTATTTTGTGAGTTATTACGACTACTACCAACCCGAAGCCTACGTCCCGCAACAAGACCTCTTCATCGAAAAAGACGCATCCATCAACGATGAGATTGACCGTTTGCGCCTGGCGGCGACCTCGGCGCTCTTCTCGCGCCGCGATGTGATTATCGTGGCGTCGGTCTCCTGCATCTACGGGCTGGGCTCGCCCGAAGAGTACGGCAAGGTCGTCATCAACTTGCGGGTGGGCGAAGTGCGCCGCCGCGAGAAACTGCTGCGCCATCTGGTGGACATTCACTACGAGCGCAACGATTACGAATTGCGGCGCGGTACGTTCCGCGTGCGCGGCGACACCGTCGAAATCATGCCCGCTTACGCCGAAACCGCCTACCGGATCGAGTTTTGGGGCGACGAAATCGAACGCATCACCGAAGTCAACCCGCTCACGGGGGAAATCATCCAGGCGTACACGGCGCTGGACATCTACCCCGCCAAGCACTTCATCACGCCGCAGGAAAAACTTGTGCAAGCCATCGCCGGCATTGAAGCCGAATTGGAAGAACGCCTGGCGGAACTGCGCGCGCAAGGCAAGTTGCTGGAAGCCCAACGCCTGGAACAGCGCACGCGCTACGACATCGAAATGCTGCGCGAAATCGGCTACTGTTCAGGCGTGGAAAATTACAGCCGCCACCTTTCAGGGCGCGAACCCGGCAGTACCCCCTGGACCCTGCTGGATTACTTCCCTGATGATTTTCTCATCGTCATTGATGAATCGCACATGACAATCCCCCAAATTCGGGGCATGTACAACGGCGACCGCAGCCGCAAAGAGACACTGGTTGAATACGGCTTCCGCTTGCCCAGCGCACTGGACAACCGCCCGCTCACCTTTGAAGAATTTGAACAACACATCCATCAAGCCATCTACGTCTCGGCGACGCCTGGTCCCTACGAATTGGAAAAGAGCGAGCAGATTGTGGAGCAAATTATCCGCCCCACAGGCATCCTCGACCCCGTCATTCATGTGCGCCCCACGCAAGGGCAAATTGACGATCTCGTCGCCGAAATCAACGCCCGACGGGCGCGGGGCGAACGGACGCTCGTGACGACGCTCACCAAACGCATGGCGGAAGACCTCGCCGACTATCTCGCAGAACTCGGCATCAACGTGCACTACCTGCACAGCGAAATCCACACTATCGAGCGTGTGGAAATTTTGCGCGAACTGCGCATGGGTGTCTATGACGTTGTGGTCGGCATCAACCTATTGCGTGAAGGGCTGGACTTGCCCGAAGTCTCGCTCGTTGCCATACTGGACGCCGACAAAGAGGGCTTTCTGCGCTCGGAATCGGCGCTCATTCAGACGATTGGGCGCGCCGCGCGGCACGTCAACGGCACCGTCATCATGTACGCCGACCGCATCACCGACGCCATGCGCCGCGCGATTGATGAAACCAACCGCCGCCGCGCCATTCAGCAAGCCTACAATGAAGCGCACGGCATCGAGCCGCGGAGCATTTCCAAAGCCGTGCGCGACCTGACCGACCGCGTGCGGCAGGTTGCCGAGGAAGAAGCCGAATACAGCGTGAGCCGCTTGCCGCGCGAGGAAATCGAGCGCATGATTGCCACGCTGGAAAAGCAAATGCACGCCGCCGCCAAAGAACTGGAATTTGAAAAAGCCGCCATGTTGCGCGACCAAATCAAGGAACTGCGCGAAACATTGGCGCTTATGGATGACCGCCCCGCCTGGGAGCAAGAACGCGACACGCCAGGCAAAGGCATTCGCTACGATTGA
- a CDS encoding macro domain-containing protein, translating to MRIDVRKGDITKVEADCIVNAANSLGIMGGGVAGALRRAGGDEIDREARAKAPIPVGEAVATTAGRLNARYVIHAPTMERPAMPSSPEKIRAATRAALRVAEECGCRSVAIPGMGTGVGGVSPHDAARAMVSALREFADSPVIEQVILMDIGDAMVDAWRDALGETEA from the coding sequence ATGCGCATTGACGTGCGGAAAGGCGACATTACAAAGGTTGAAGCCGACTGCATTGTGAACGCCGCCAACAGCCTCGGCATAATGGGCGGTGGTGTTGCCGGCGCTTTGCGCCGCGCTGGTGGTGATGAGATTGACCGCGAAGCCCGCGCCAAAGCCCCCATTCCCGTGGGCGAAGCCGTCGCCACAACCGCCGGGCGGCTCAACGCCCGCTACGTCATCCACGCGCCCACCATGGAGCGCCCCGCCATGCCCTCATCGCCGGAGAAAATCCGCGCCGCCACACGCGCCGCCCTGCGCGTGGCGGAAGAATGCGGGTGCCGCTCGGTCGCTATTCCCGGCATGGGCACGGGGGTGGGCGGTGTCTCCCCGCACGACGCCGCGCGCGCCATGGTCAGCGCCTTGCGCGAGTTTGCCGATTCGCCCGTCATCGAGCAAGTCATCCTCATGGATATTGGCGATGCCATGGTTGACGCTTGGCGCGACGCCCTTGGCGAAACAGAAGCATAA